The following proteins are encoded in a genomic region of Candidatus Methylospira mobilis:
- a CDS encoding pentapeptide repeat-containing protein → MDEMEKILQELVHEKLAEAQAELNLNMPEGLEPPDLAAEYANSLQARKADGVPVDLPDMDKMLQELPEDVRAQIPEAELAKLRKNIAESKLQLEALMRDAAAMKAEEPQEAGLDLGQYHPFLKEMTREKVAAMHAASESMEGFNFTGLDLSDMDLSGGLFNEVHFVRTNLKGARLAGAQLQGALFDAADVSAADFTEANLTDSLWMNQTQATQACFVKAAAASMNILTCCFNEANFNEAQLRSSIFNESELNAASFRFADLAHLVLIESQAQQCDLTGALWDDAFLNRSNFSGSCLEKSQGASVIFWESDASALKARGASLPNLIAGDPATIIDNSCFDEADLTGSSLRDISAQGMTARKAVFDNSLLEKVNLSGADWQQARGVGAWISKSRAEHANFSRVNLMQGSLRKTQFKSSDLSAGCFYATEFYQAQFVATRLDAAFTASSNLTERQRREAAKPVHSQES, encoded by the coding sequence ATGGACGAGATGGAAAAAATCCTGCAGGAACTCGTGCATGAAAAACTGGCGGAAGCACAGGCCGAGTTGAATCTGAATATGCCGGAAGGCCTAGAGCCGCCAGATCTGGCGGCCGAGTACGCCAATTCGCTGCAAGCGCGAAAAGCTGATGGGGTGCCGGTTGATCTGCCGGACATGGACAAGATGCTGCAAGAATTGCCGGAGGATGTCAGGGCGCAAATCCCGGAGGCGGAACTGGCGAAACTGCGTAAAAATATTGCGGAAAGCAAGCTGCAACTGGAAGCGTTGATGCGGGATGCGGCGGCGATGAAAGCGGAAGAACCGCAAGAGGCCGGCCTGGATTTGGGGCAGTACCATCCATTTCTAAAAGAGATGACGCGCGAAAAAGTGGCGGCGATGCATGCGGCGAGCGAGTCCATGGAAGGCTTTAATTTTACCGGTCTGGATTTGTCGGATATGGATTTATCCGGCGGCTTGTTCAACGAGGTGCATTTTGTGCGCACTAATCTGAAAGGTGCGCGTTTGGCAGGCGCTCAGTTGCAGGGTGCGTTGTTCGATGCTGCCGATGTCAGCGCTGCGGATTTTACTGAAGCCAATTTGACCGATAGCTTATGGATGAATCAGACACAAGCGACTCAAGCCTGTTTTGTCAAGGCCGCTGCGGCCAGTATGAATATACTAACATGCTGTTTCAATGAGGCAAATTTCAACGAGGCGCAGCTGCGGTCGTCTATTTTTAATGAATCGGAACTCAATGCCGCCAGTTTTCGATTTGCGGATCTGGCGCATTTGGTATTAATAGAAAGCCAGGCGCAACAGTGCGACTTGACCGGCGCGTTGTGGGATGATGCGTTCCTCAACCGTAGCAACTTCTCCGGCTCCTGTCTCGAAAAGAGTCAGGGCGCTTCCGTGATTTTTTGGGAATCCGATGCCAGCGCGCTCAAAGCGCGCGGAGCGTCGCTGCCTAATTTGATTGCGGGCGACCCTGCGACCATAATCGATAACAGTTGTTTCGACGAAGCCGATTTAACCGGAAGCAGTCTGCGCGATATTTCAGCGCAAGGAATGACTGCCCGCAAGGCTGTTTTCGACAACTCACTGCTGGAAAAAGTAAACCTGAGCGGAGCGGACTGGCAGCAGGCGCGCGGCGTCGGCGCATGGATCAGTAAGTCCCGGGCGGAGCATGCCAATTTCAGTCGCGTCAACCTGATGCAGGGCTCGTTGCGCAAAACGCAGTTCAAAAGCAGCGACCTCTCAGCCGGCTGTTTTTATGCGACCGAATTTTATCAGGCCCAATTTGTTGCGACGCGGCTGGATGCCGCGTTTACAGCCAGTTCCAATCTTACAGAGCGGCAGCGGCGGGAAGCCGCCAAGCCCGTTCATTCCCAGGAGAGTTGA
- a CDS encoding DUF4150 domain-containing protein produces MFLLSSSGGKNLGGPDVCRTPTPAGPVPTPYPNISSCTAANPASTGRKMLLDMIPSVHQMTRILGSSGDEPGVLLGMMSNMIKGPTTFKVGAPKVLIQGFPAMRVTSVTAQNGMVGNCPGVSLVPTQRKVSAL; encoded by the coding sequence ATGTTTTTATTGAGTTCATCAGGCGGTAAAAATCTGGGTGGGCCGGATGTATGCAGGACGCCTACGCCTGCCGGACCGGTTCCGACGCCCTATCCCAACATATCGAGTTGCACAGCGGCCAATCCCGCATCGACCGGCAGAAAGATGCTGCTCGATATGATACCGTCGGTACATCAGATGACAAGGATTCTAGGCAGCTCCGGCGATGAGCCGGGCGTTTTGTTGGGCATGATGTCGAATATGATCAAAGGACCGACCACCTTCAAGGTGGGCGCGCCGAAAGTACTGATCCAGGGGTTTCCGGCGATGCGCGTGACCAGTGTCACCGCCCAAAATGGTATGGTCGGGAACTGCCCTGGCGTCAGCTTGGTACCAACGCAAAGAAAGGTGTCGGCATTGTAA
- a CDS encoding DUF3540 domain-containing protein encodes MKNAQRKIQNLTTPAESAFEMGWVVESGSTDEAALQLVDRDGNVFIARKAFSCVIEPVPGDQVLWGFVDDLSGRQAWILAVLSRHTADAAVMKFDRPLQMNSLEKISLISAKGIESLTDGSLNFVGKALKVIATQAEGHTDESVWSSRRMVSNFKQLSVVSETCTSVFQTLIQRMESYMRRVDGVEDVQAGSLHQAVDGTVTIYSKDTLLTSENQVKINAEVVHLS; translated from the coding sequence ATGAAAAATGCACAGAGAAAAATACAGAATCTGACTACGCCGGCTGAAAGCGCGTTTGAAATGGGCTGGGTCGTTGAGTCCGGATCTACGGATGAGGCAGCGCTGCAGTTGGTGGATCGAGACGGCAATGTTTTTATCGCGCGCAAGGCTTTCAGCTGCGTGATCGAGCCGGTACCCGGCGATCAGGTACTGTGGGGATTTGTCGATGATCTTTCCGGCAGACAGGCATGGATACTGGCGGTTCTGAGCAGGCATACGGCTGATGCGGCGGTGATGAAGTTCGACCGTCCGCTGCAAATGAACAGTCTGGAGAAAATTTCCCTGATTTCGGCAAAAGGAATAGAGTCCTTGACCGACGGTTCGCTGAATTTTGTCGGCAAGGCGCTGAAAGTAATCGCGACGCAGGCCGAAGGACATACCGACGAATCGGTATGGTCGTCGCGGCGCATGGTCAGTAACTTTAAGCAGCTTTCGGTAGTATCCGAAACCTGTACCTCTGTATTTCAGACCTTGATACAGCGCATGGAATCCTATATGCGCCGGGTCGATGGCGTTGAGGACGTACAGGCGGGCAGTCTGCATCAGGCTGTAGACGGAACCGTTACCATCTATTCGAAGGATACGCTATTGACTTCCGAGAATCAGGTTAAAATCAACGCAGAGGTTGTACACCTCTCCTGA
- a CDS encoding pentapeptide repeat-containing protein — protein MMTLEEIRAIADQGDYVEDKDLGGMDLSNTDLAGVIFARCNLSGANFSNSRVIGTSFKDCELANADFSGCNLHKMIWSNFKAAGARFAGADMSEFIATGTDVSGADFSGADMRRSVWTKCKLNDADFKDAQVKRGVFTLCEMNGINWQALNLEHIVVTECGLERAELSKANLERAVFMKCVMTGVQLHQARLHKVLLRDCSLPGQNFANCEFFGVQAGGSDFSNCNFENAKLGFSSFMGGKLNAARFNGASGEAVVFMQADLSEADFSDCRFSIASFAGADLTDTRMIGMSSPMSSFEKARATRTLFKNADLSDCDLAHLQVEQADFNGTHLFRTKLHGVKNKSAITDVADVVSWSGDDEDRLKAENWTL, from the coding sequence ATGATGACACTGGAAGAAATAAGGGCTATCGCCGATCAAGGCGATTATGTCGAAGACAAGGATCTTGGCGGGATGGATTTATCGAATACGGATTTGGCGGGCGTGATATTTGCACGTTGCAATCTGAGCGGCGCGAATTTTTCGAACTCGCGGGTGATCGGAACTTCATTCAAGGATTGCGAGCTGGCGAACGCCGATTTCTCCGGCTGTAACTTGCACAAGATGATCTGGAGCAATTTCAAAGCCGCAGGCGCGCGCTTCGCCGGAGCCGATATGAGCGAATTTATCGCGACAGGCACCGATGTTTCCGGGGCGGATTTCAGCGGAGCCGATATGCGCCGCAGCGTGTGGACCAAGTGCAAACTCAACGACGCCGATTTCAAGGATGCCCAGGTTAAGCGTGGCGTGTTCACGCTATGCGAAATGAACGGAATTAACTGGCAGGCGTTGAACCTGGAGCATATCGTTGTGACCGAATGCGGACTTGAACGCGCCGAATTATCAAAAGCCAACTTGGAGCGTGCAGTGTTCATGAAATGCGTGATGACCGGGGTTCAACTGCATCAGGCGCGCCTGCATAAGGTTTTGTTGCGCGACTGCAGCTTGCCGGGGCAGAATTTTGCCAATTGCGAGTTTTTTGGCGTGCAGGCGGGCGGCAGCGATTTTTCCAACTGCAATTTCGAAAACGCCAAACTGGGTTTTTCCAGCTTTATGGGCGGTAAATTGAACGCCGCGCGTTTCAATGGCGCAAGCGGCGAGGCTGTGGTATTTATGCAGGCGGATTTGAGCGAAGCCGATTTCAGTGATTGCCGCTTTTCGATCGCATCCTTCGCCGGAGCCGATCTGACCGACACGCGCATGATCGGCATGTCCAGCCCCATGTCCAGTTTCGAAAAAGCCAGGGCGACACGCACCCTGTTCAAAAATGCGGATCTAAGCGACTGCGATCTGGCGCATTTGCAGGTGGAACAAGCTGATTTTAACGGCACCCATTTATTTCGCACCAAACTGCACGGGGTTAAAAACAAAAGCGCCATTACCGATGTAGCGGATGTGGTATCGTGGTCAGGCGATGATGAAGACCGGCTGAAAGCCGAAAATTGGACACTCTGA